In Paenibacillus sp. BIC5C1, a genomic segment contains:
- the treP gene encoding PTS system trehalose-specific EIIBC component — translation MAIDKKQVEEIVRAVGGKENIEAATHCVTRLRFALYDESKVDTESLEQNDLVKGQFSSQGQFQVVIGPGLVDKVYDEMIQITGGERASKDDVKAVAGKKQNPIQRAIKTLSDIFIPILPAIITAGLLLGINNILTGPGIFFDGKSLVDVYPAWKDLASIINTIASTAFTFLPALIGWSAVTRFGGSPLLGIVLGLILVHPDLLSAYGYANAVNEGTVPTWNLFGWHIEKIGYQGQVLPVLVSAYLLAKLEIFLNKRVHDSIKLLVVAPVTLLITGFLAFTIIGPVTFAIANGITSGLIYIYDSYAALGGLIYGGLYALLVITGMHHTFLAVDVQLIGSQGGTFLWPMLALSNIAQGSAALAMMLVLREKKMRGLAATSSVSAFLGVTEPAIFGVNIRYRYPFIFGMVGSAIGGVLLTMNNVQATSIGVGGVPGFLSIFPNKWGVFFIGMAIVLVVPFVLTVLFGRAKLRKEDRNADRATVASGQTSTAESSSRTAVANTGTEQRTRTAAQVADEPVNTLEIMAPLTGTAVPLEKVPDPAFAEKQMGEGVAIEPSGNQVVAPFDAQVAHVIKSKHAVILEHASGLQILIHVGINTVSLKGEGFNMHVEAGEKVRAGQTLLEFDRKVIEAAGYPLITPIIIPDGQDMVDRVEVTTGDVTSNQNGVLKVHLKG, via the coding sequence ATGGCAATTGATAAAAAACAGGTTGAGGAGATCGTACGCGCGGTCGGCGGCAAAGAAAATATCGAAGCTGCAACGCATTGTGTCACACGCCTCCGGTTCGCCCTGTACGACGAAAGTAAAGTAGATACGGAAAGTCTGGAACAGAACGATCTGGTCAAAGGCCAGTTCTCCTCTCAAGGACAATTTCAGGTAGTCATTGGTCCTGGCCTTGTGGATAAAGTGTATGACGAAATGATTCAGATTACCGGGGGCGAACGCGCTTCCAAGGATGACGTAAAGGCTGTTGCGGGTAAAAAGCAAAACCCGATCCAGCGTGCGATCAAAACGTTATCGGACATCTTCATCCCGATCCTGCCAGCGATCATCACGGCCGGTCTCTTGCTCGGTATTAATAACATTCTGACAGGACCAGGCATATTCTTCGATGGAAAATCACTGGTGGACGTATATCCAGCATGGAAGGATCTCGCATCTATTATTAATACCATCGCGAGCACAGCCTTTACCTTCCTGCCAGCATTAATTGGTTGGTCCGCTGTAACAAGGTTCGGCGGCAGTCCGTTGCTCGGGATTGTACTGGGTCTGATCCTGGTTCATCCCGATCTGCTGAGTGCTTATGGTTACGCCAATGCAGTCAACGAAGGCACCGTGCCTACGTGGAATCTGTTCGGCTGGCATATTGAGAAGATCGGTTATCAGGGGCAGGTTCTCCCGGTATTGGTATCCGCTTATCTGCTTGCCAAGCTGGAGATTTTCCTGAACAAAAGGGTGCATGATTCGATCAAACTGCTCGTCGTGGCACCTGTCACTTTATTGATTACCGGGTTCCTGGCGTTTACAATTATTGGTCCAGTTACATTTGCCATTGCGAATGGAATTACATCCGGTTTGATCTATATCTACGATTCATACGCGGCTCTCGGCGGTCTGATCTACGGTGGATTGTACGCATTGCTTGTTATTACAGGAATGCACCATACGTTCCTGGCGGTCGACGTACAGCTGATTGGTAGCCAGGGCGGAACGTTCCTGTGGCCAATGCTGGCGCTGTCCAATATCGCGCAAGGTTCTGCCGCACTTGCCATGATGCTTGTGCTTCGTGAGAAGAAAATGAGAGGACTTGCGGCAACTTCATCCGTCTCGGCCTTCCTCGGGGTAACCGAGCCGGCGATTTTCGGAGTGAATATCCGCTATCGTTATCCGTTTATCTTCGGTATGGTCGGTTCTGCGATCGGCGGTGTACTGCTTACGATGAATAATGTTCAAGCCACCTCTATCGGTGTAGGTGGGGTCCCTGGATTCCTGTCCATTTTCCCGAATAAATGGGGAGTATTCTTCATCGGTATGGCAATTGTACTGGTTGTTCCGTTCGTACTGACAGTTCTTTTTGGAAGAGCGAAGTTGAGAAAAGAAGACCGAAATGCAGATCGTGCTACTGTAGCAAGCGGTCAAACGTCAACAGCTGAATCTTCTTCTCGCACAGCTGTGGCAAATACAGGTACAGAACAACGCACACGCACTGCTGCTCAGGTGGCGGATGAGCCTGTGAATACACTGGAAATTATGGCACCATTAACTGGTACAGCTGTTCCGCTTGAGAAAGTACCTGATCCGGCTTTTGCAGAGAAACAAATGGGTGAAGGGGTTGCCATTGAACCTTCTGGCAATCAGGTCGTTGCCCCGTTTGATGCTCAGGTTGCCCATGTCATCAAGAGCAAACATGCTGTCATTCTTGAGCACGCGAGTGGCTTGCAGATTCTGATTCATGTAGGGATTAATACGGTATCGCTCAAAGGCGAAGGTTTTAACATGCATGTTGAAGCTGGAGAGAAGGTAAGAGCCGGGCAAACGTTGCTTGAATTCGACCGTAAAGTGATTGAAGCTGCGGGATATCCGCTCATTACGCCAATCATTATTCCGGACGGTCAGGACATGGTTGATCGGGTGGAGGTCACTACAGGTGATGTTACATCCAATCAGAACGGTGTGCTTAAGGTTCATTTGAAAGGTTAA
- a CDS encoding chemotaxis protein: MTRVAVMVIHGLGMQKENYADTLISRLHKELDQVMVLPGAAKQMLDIEPVFWADVFEDREEALFQQLVSSQGLNYQVLRRFVIHYLADAVAYQPVENQGHNYDAVHYTLNRAMHALAQRNGPEAPLCIIAHSLGAVIASNFFYDLQYPSSRTPSIVDVTSALERGDTLTSFYSFGTTLPLWSLRYHDFSRPIQVPSPLAGQYFPGLEGEWINFYDRDDILGYPLRPIDPAYEAAVNEDVEINSGGVIGSWNPLSHGGYFSNGTMNRRIAQGLARTWTWVNRGSR; the protein is encoded by the coding sequence ATGACTCGTGTTGCGGTAATGGTCATTCATGGTCTGGGTATGCAAAAGGAAAATTATGCGGATACACTGATTTCGCGATTGCATAAGGAATTGGATCAGGTTATGGTGTTGCCCGGAGCAGCCAAACAGATGCTGGATATCGAACCCGTATTTTGGGCTGACGTATTTGAGGATCGGGAAGAGGCGCTGTTTCAGCAGCTTGTCAGCTCTCAGGGATTGAACTATCAAGTGTTGCGTCGATTTGTCATACATTATCTGGCTGATGCCGTCGCGTATCAACCTGTGGAAAATCAAGGGCATAACTATGATGCGGTACATTATACGCTGAATCGGGCGATGCACGCACTTGCCCAGCGGAATGGGCCAGAAGCTCCACTCTGTATCATTGCACATAGTTTGGGAGCTGTGATTGCCAGTAATTTTTTCTATGATCTTCAATACCCGTCTAGTCGCACGCCTTCCATCGTGGATGTTACTTCCGCATTGGAACGGGGAGATACCTTAACGAGCTTTTATTCCTTTGGAACGACGTTACCATTATGGAGCCTGCGGTATCATGATTTTAGCCGGCCGATTCAGGTACCTTCACCGTTGGCAGGACAGTACTTTCCTGGGCTGGAAGGGGAATGGATTAACTTCTATGATCGGGATGATATTCTGGGTTACCCGCTGCGCCCTATTGATCCGGCCTATGAGGCAGCGGTCAACGAAGACGTGGAAATTAACTCTGGCGGTGTAATTGGGAGCTGGAATCCGTTGAGTCATGGCGGGTATTTCTCGAATGGGACCATGAATCGGAGGATTGCACAGGGTTTGGCTCGAACGTGGACGTGGGTGAATCGTGGATCACGTTAA
- a CDS encoding YkgJ family cysteine cluster protein — translation MECRTGCAACCIAISISSPIPGMADGKPAGVRCVQLTEDNRCGIFGQKERPAVCSGLQASEEMCGSTNQEAFERLSWLEQETAPNSA, via the coding sequence ATGGAATGCAGGACAGGCTGTGCCGCATGCTGTATCGCGATTTCGATCTCATCGCCGATACCCGGGATGGCTGACGGCAAGCCCGCAGGTGTGCGCTGTGTGCAGCTGACGGAGGACAATCGCTGCGGAATCTTTGGTCAGAAAGAGCGCCCCGCTGTATGTAGCGGATTGCAGGCTTCGGAAGAGATGTGTGGCAGCACGAATCAGGAGGCGTTTGAACGTTTGAGCTGGCTGGAGCAGGAAACTGCACCGAATTCAGCGTGA
- a CDS encoding AbrB family transcriptional regulator — MELMHKLGSHVVFRFFLSLTVSVLGGLVFTAIHTPIPWLLGPMIFMLVGSQIVKLPLMWPASVRDYGILIVGYSIGLTLTGEALQGILHQLPMMLLMTLLLIGLCTLTAYVASKLTDFDFPSLLVGSIPGGLSQMVSLADEMKSINLTLVTFLQVTRLIMIVFCVPFLLFSPWIGGTTSGGTDQPVIETATWAALFPEILLYAPLCVAGAWIARKLRFPTAFMLGPMIVMCVIQLSTAMHTPNLPSSLLNISQLMIGSHVGLMLRPQQLQRKMQTVTLAITSSALLIAGSLGLSYILMRMFSLSAATSLLSMAPGGMDQMSIMAHEVHANLSVVSGYQLFRILFIFFIVSSLLKMILMHMLRKKEASTHSSVT, encoded by the coding sequence ATGGAACTGATGCACAAGCTCGGTTCCCACGTTGTCTTTCGGTTTTTTCTAAGTTTGACTGTCTCTGTTCTTGGCGGGTTAGTATTTACAGCAATCCACACTCCCATTCCTTGGCTTCTTGGCCCGATGATTTTTATGCTGGTTGGTTCACAGATTGTCAAGCTGCCGCTCATGTGGCCCGCTTCCGTTCGGGACTACGGTATTCTAATCGTGGGTTACTCCATCGGATTAACACTGACGGGAGAAGCACTGCAAGGCATTCTGCACCAGCTGCCTATGATGCTGCTCATGACCCTTCTCTTAATCGGATTATGTACATTGACCGCCTATGTTGCTTCAAAGCTGACAGACTTTGACTTTCCCTCCCTGCTGGTTGGCAGCATTCCTGGTGGACTGTCCCAGATGGTCTCCCTTGCCGATGAGATGAAATCCATCAATCTGACGCTCGTTACTTTTTTGCAGGTCACGCGGCTGATCATGATTGTTTTCTGTGTTCCGTTCCTGCTGTTCAGTCCATGGATCGGGGGAACAACAAGTGGCGGCACGGATCAGCCAGTGATCGAGACAGCAACTTGGGCAGCACTCTTTCCCGAAATTTTGCTCTATGCCCCGCTCTGTGTCGCTGGTGCATGGATTGCACGCAAGCTTCGGTTTCCGACAGCGTTTATGCTTGGACCCATGATCGTCATGTGTGTTATTCAATTAAGCACAGCGATGCACACACCCAATCTGCCTTCGTCCCTGCTTAATATTTCGCAATTAATGATTGGCAGTCATGTGGGTCTAATGCTTCGTCCTCAACAACTGCAACGCAAGATGCAGACCGTAACACTCGCAATCACGAGCAGTGCTCTCCTCATCGCAGGTTCGCTTGGCTTGAGCTATATATTAATGAGGATGTTCTCTCTCTCGGCTGCCACATCATTGTTGAGCATGGCACCTGGCGGGATGGATCAGATGAGCATCATGGCTCATGAAGTCCATGCCAACCTCTCGGTGGTGTCCGGATATCAGCTGTTTCGCATATTATTTATTTTCTTTATCGTCTCTTCGCTCCTTAAGATGATTCTCATGCATATGTTGAGGAAAAAAGAGGCGAGCACTCACTCTTCGGTCACGTAA
- a CDS encoding MFS transporter: MRLLQQIHAEIRGWSRNIQLFFLASILYQIGNGMFSVLYNLYIQGLGYNDTMNGQIVSIQSLATAIMFVPIGLCGDFFSRKRLLITGALFSGIFLIGRSFDYSASGLIWFAVFSGLFAGVFQVLAIPFLAENVKKSQRLKMFSYYSSLVLASQVLGSLGGGVFADLLHTAGLAKVTGLQTVLFVGGAATLVAFIPMLFVSEDKKAPQTDTPAQPVIESASSATDGKQDVVHSAEQASNNDTLSQKKDSRLIGQFVITQLLIGFGSGLVVPYLNLYFTNRFSVSLSAMSLLISLGQIMTIVSMLIGPTLAAKVGSVRAVVIFQVMSLPFLLLTGFTNMLLIASVSFLFRQALMNAANPIQSAILVDRVSDKRRGIANSLMQTAFMIGWATMGPVQSYLVTTYGTYWGYAITFSITGSLYVISSLMYYMMFKEPKPSARVLVANR, from the coding sequence TTGAGACTTCTACAACAGATTCATGCTGAAATTCGGGGCTGGTCCCGCAATATTCAATTGTTTTTTCTGGCAAGCATCTTGTATCAGATCGGAAATGGCATGTTCTCTGTCTTGTACAATTTGTACATTCAGGGTCTGGGCTACAATGATACAATGAACGGCCAGATTGTAAGTATTCAATCACTTGCGACAGCGATAATGTTTGTTCCTATCGGACTATGCGGCGATTTCTTTAGCCGTAAGCGGCTGCTGATTACCGGCGCCTTGTTCAGCGGAATCTTTCTGATTGGCCGTTCCTTCGATTATTCTGCCAGCGGACTGATCTGGTTTGCTGTATTTTCCGGACTTTTCGCTGGTGTATTTCAGGTATTGGCCATTCCCTTCCTCGCTGAGAATGTGAAGAAAAGTCAACGACTGAAGATGTTCAGCTATTACTCCTCCCTCGTACTCGCTTCTCAGGTACTCGGCAGCTTGGGTGGTGGCGTTTTTGCAGACCTGCTTCATACGGCTGGCCTCGCCAAAGTCACGGGTTTGCAAACGGTATTGTTCGTGGGTGGGGCAGCTACATTGGTTGCGTTTATTCCGATGTTGTTTGTATCCGAGGATAAGAAGGCTCCGCAAACGGATACTCCGGCGCAACCTGTCATTGAATCTGCATCATCTGCAACGGATGGTAAACAGGATGTCGTTCATTCCGCAGAACAAGCCAGCAATAACGACACTCTTAGCCAAAAGAAAGATTCCCGTTTGATCGGTCAATTTGTCATAACCCAATTATTAATTGGGTTTGGCTCAGGACTGGTTGTGCCCTATTTAAATCTGTATTTCACCAACCGTTTTTCGGTGTCCTTAAGTGCCATGAGTCTGCTCATTTCGTTGGGTCAGATCATGACCATTGTATCCATGCTGATTGGACCTACACTGGCGGCCAAGGTGGGAAGTGTTCGAGCTGTCGTCATCTTCCAGGTCATGTCACTGCCTTTCCTGCTGCTGACCGGCTTTACGAATATGCTGCTGATCGCTTCGGTGAGTTTCTTATTCAGACAAGCGCTGATGAATGCAGCCAATCCGATTCAATCCGCCATTCTGGTGGACAGAGTATCGGACAAACGCCGAGGAATCGCCAATTCACTGATGCAGACCGCCTTTATGATTGGATGGGCCACCATGGGACCCGTGCAATCCTACCTCGTGACCACTTATGGCACGTATTGGGGATACGCGATCACGTTCAGCATTACAGGCAGTTTATACGTGATTTCATCGCTGATGTACTATATGATGTTCAAAGAACCGAAGCCTTCTGCCCGTGTCCTCGTGGCGAACAGATAA
- a CDS encoding O-methyltransferase: MNNVNGSVQQKTWSQVDDYLNALLIPSDSLLEQALRTNAEAGLPAHDVAPNQGKLLQLLLQIQGATRVLEIGTLGGYSTIWMARALPEYGRIVTLEADPRHAEMARANITRAGLMHKVDLRVGPALTTLPDVQEEYRETFDFIFIDADKPSNPDYLRWALRLARPGSLIIGDNIVRDGEVINANSTDNRVHGVQSFLKLIADNPRLEATALQTVGLKGYDGFVIARVLGFPSAK, translated from the coding sequence ATGAACAATGTAAATGGTTCTGTTCAACAGAAAACCTGGAGTCAAGTCGACGATTATTTAAACGCTTTATTAATCCCCTCGGATTCCCTGCTGGAGCAGGCTCTACGTACCAATGCAGAAGCCGGCTTGCCCGCTCATGACGTAGCACCGAATCAAGGGAAGTTGCTTCAGCTCCTGCTTCAAATACAAGGCGCAACTCGTGTGTTGGAAATCGGGACGCTTGGCGGATACAGTACGATCTGGATGGCAAGAGCCCTTCCCGAATACGGACGTATCGTCACACTGGAAGCAGATCCACGCCATGCAGAGATGGCACGAGCCAACATCACGCGTGCAGGACTTATGCATAAGGTTGATCTTCGAGTAGGTCCTGCCCTTACTACTCTTCCCGACGTTCAGGAAGAGTACAGAGAAACTTTTGATTTCATCTTCATCGATGCAGACAAACCGAGTAATCCAGACTATTTGCGATGGGCGCTGCGTCTGGCTCGTCCGGGAAGTCTGATTATTGGTGACAACATCGTCAGGGACGGTGAAGTTATCAATGCAAACAGCACGGACAACAGAGTTCATGGCGTTCAGTCATTCCTGAAATTAATTGCAGATAATCCGCGTCTTGAAGCTACTGCACTGCAAACTGTAGGCCTTAAAGGCTACGATGGATTCGTGATTGCCCGGGTGCTGGGATTCCCTTCTGCAAAATAA
- a CDS encoding LysR family transcriptional regulator, whose protein sequence is MNLHGLRLFHAIVRYGGVTRAAEELNISQPAVSSQVKKFERELGIPLFASEGRRLVLTDAGMQLTGYAERLFMLEQDVENFVQDFRAGKKGLIRLTATYLPSNFLLPGWIARFKQMHEDVELVVSTTNTRMAFDQLLRYEAEIAVYGGSGITHSGVHWDVLFEDEMWFVVHPDHPYAGKGIDLREMVAEPFIMREEGSATRERLVSLCTTNNLAAPRIALQFNGLNETISAVKAGYGANFISSLVVKEDVQQGRLARVFVRGVQLKNTVAVCTRAGEVLSPAAQHLVELIRQEASLMK, encoded by the coding sequence TTGAATTTGCACGGATTACGATTGTTTCATGCCATCGTGAGGTATGGAGGAGTCACGCGTGCGGCAGAAGAACTCAACATTAGCCAGCCAGCGGTATCCTCTCAAGTGAAGAAGTTTGAGCGAGAGTTGGGCATTCCATTATTTGCTTCAGAGGGGAGAAGACTGGTTCTTACCGATGCAGGAATGCAATTAACAGGCTACGCGGAACGTCTGTTCATGCTGGAACAGGATGTCGAGAATTTTGTGCAGGATTTTCGGGCAGGCAAAAAAGGACTGATTCGTCTTACCGCAACCTATTTGCCCTCTAATTTTCTGCTGCCGGGCTGGATTGCCCGTTTCAAGCAAATGCACGAGGATGTGGAGCTGGTCGTAAGCACAACCAATACCCGGATGGCTTTTGACCAATTGCTGCGTTATGAGGCCGAGATTGCGGTTTATGGTGGAAGTGGCATTACACATTCAGGTGTTCATTGGGACGTATTGTTCGAAGATGAAATGTGGTTCGTAGTACATCCCGATCATCCCTATGCGGGAAAGGGAATTGATCTTCGGGAGATGGTGGCAGAGCCCTTCATCATGCGTGAAGAAGGCAGCGCTACACGGGAGCGTCTAGTCTCTCTATGCACAACAAATAACCTGGCCGCTCCCCGCATTGCGCTTCAGTTCAATGGATTGAACGAAACGATCAGTGCGGTGAAGGCAGGTTATGGAGCCAACTTTATTTCTTCTCTGGTCGTAAAGGAAGATGTGCAACAGGGCAGGTTAGCACGTGTATTCGTTCGAGGTGTACAGTTGAAAAACACAGTAGCAGTATGTACACGAGCAGGCGAAGTGTTATCTCCTGCCGCACAGCATCTGGTTGAACTCATCAGACAGGAAGCATCATTAATGAAATAA
- a CDS encoding YoaK family protein, producing the protein MNQNTLQKYAMLLLCMSAGMVDVIGYLGLGHVLTANMTGNIVLLGIAIARAQEFVVLRALLALIGFIAGNAIAAHMIGRVQTKNGWSSRVTNVFTVESILLLLFAIAMISPYSEQLSYLLIAMLATAMGMQTTAARRIGIAGISTTVLTNNLAAVVEDAVSILQRLRHASIRSLVKALSVDSYLRAGAVAIYLGGVILAALLFHHVPMMAVWIPVLIVGGVTLYARLYSRGTNKTATDDIQS; encoded by the coding sequence ATGAATCAAAATACCCTCCAAAAGTACGCAATGCTGCTGTTATGCATGTCTGCCGGAATGGTCGACGTGATCGGATACCTGGGACTAGGGCATGTGCTTACAGCCAATATGACAGGCAATATTGTGCTGTTGGGGATCGCGATCGCCCGTGCTCAGGAATTTGTTGTGCTGCGTGCACTCCTTGCTCTCATTGGTTTTATTGCAGGAAATGCCATCGCTGCACACATGATTGGACGTGTGCAGACGAAAAATGGCTGGTCTTCCCGGGTCACAAACGTGTTCACTGTAGAAAGTATATTGCTTCTGCTCTTTGCCATCGCCATGATTAGTCCATATTCCGAACAATTATCCTATCTGCTGATTGCCATGCTGGCCACTGCCATGGGAATGCAAACGACTGCGGCACGCCGCATTGGGATTGCAGGTATCTCGACGACCGTGCTCACCAATAATCTTGCCGCCGTGGTTGAGGATGCGGTAAGCATCCTTCAGCGACTGCGACACGCAAGTATCCGCTCGCTGGTCAAAGCGCTATCAGTAGATTCCTACCTTCGTGCAGGTGCCGTTGCAATCTATTTGGGCGGCGTTATTCTAGCTGCGCTGTTGTTCCACCACGTACCCATGATGGCAGTATGGATACCTGTTCTGATCGTTGGTGGAGTCACCCTGTACGCCCGATTATACTCCAGAGGAACGAACAAAACAGCGACCGATGACATTCAAAGTTAG
- a CDS encoding alpha/beta hydrolase family protein, with protein sequence MQQLASRYPPVEQHTMDGIDARWPVLIYCRGGLGNYGGVNTAWLEQFVHKGYIVFAPSYRGNEGGEGRDEYGGRDAEDVHAAYRLVQEWPFADTKRISMMGFSRGAINAVHTATTYNEGPTKVHKLVLWSGVADVERTYHERTDLRRTLKRVLGGSPRSAPEAYLARSPLSKAHKLHCPVLIMHGTSDTQVNYSHGTRMYHWLKRRGANVTFHAYGGQDHRFQESVHETAVNNMFDWLAAP encoded by the coding sequence ATGCAACAGCTCGCAAGCCGCTACCCTCCTGTAGAACAACACACCATGGACGGTATTGATGCACGTTGGCCGGTTCTGATCTATTGCCGGGGCGGGCTGGGCAACTATGGTGGGGTAAATACCGCTTGGCTGGAGCAATTTGTTCATAAAGGTTATATTGTGTTCGCTCCATCATATCGCGGTAATGAGGGTGGGGAAGGACGTGACGAGTATGGCGGACGAGATGCCGAAGATGTACATGCCGCTTACCGACTGGTGCAAGAATGGCCCTTTGCCGATACAAAGCGAATTTCAATGATGGGATTTTCGCGTGGAGCCATCAATGCCGTACATACAGCAACGACTTACAATGAAGGACCTACGAAGGTACATAAACTAGTGCTTTGGAGCGGTGTCGCCGATGTGGAACGTACCTATCATGAACGAACCGACTTGAGACGCACTTTGAAAAGAGTACTTGGCGGTTCGCCACGTTCAGCTCCGGAAGCTTATCTCGCTCGTTCTCCCTTGTCGAAGGCGCATAAACTCCATTGTCCTGTGCTGATCATGCATGGCACATCTGATACGCAGGTGAACTACAGTCATGGAACCCGGATGTATCATTGGCTGAAACGTAGAGGCGCCAACGTTACGTTTCACGCTTATGGGGGACAAGATCATCGCTTTCAGGAAAGCGTACATGAGACGGCAGTGAACAATATGTTTGACTGGCTCGCAGCTCCTTAG
- a CDS encoding GTP pyrophosphokinase, with protein sequence MNAPHPIDQFKKFKYEITRFMMIYKFALDQMETKIEVLKEEFQSLHDYSPIEHTKSRLKSPESIMNKMFRKNHELTFESIKENIKDIAGVRITCSFISDIYRIKDMLCNQSDLRVLEVKDYIQNPKPNGYQSLHLLVEVPVYMSNGEERACVEIQIRTIAMDFWASLEHKIFYKYNKDVPERLTKELKSAADSANALDQQMERLHREIQEIKDAENERDEEELRRIIINNQQFTLPSNLLKLLGNGEQ encoded by the coding sequence ATGAACGCTCCACATCCGATTGATCAATTCAAGAAATTTAAATATGAAATTACGAGATTTATGATGATCTATAAATTTGCTTTGGATCAAATGGAGACCAAAATTGAGGTGCTGAAGGAAGAATTTCAGTCCCTGCATGATTACAGCCCGATCGAACATACGAAATCCAGATTAAAGTCACCTGAGAGCATTATGAACAAGATGTTTCGTAAAAATCATGAGTTAACCTTTGAAAGTATCAAGGAAAATATTAAGGATATCGCCGGTGTACGTATTACCTGCTCCTTTATCTCCGATATCTATCGCATTAAAGATATGCTTTGCAACCAAAGTGACCTGCGCGTGTTGGAAGTGAAAGATTATATCCAAAATCCGAAGCCAAACGGTTACCAAAGCCTTCATCTTCTGGTTGAGGTGCCTGTTTACATGTCTAATGGAGAAGAACGGGCATGTGTGGAAATCCAGATTCGTACCATTGCGATGGATTTCTGGGCGAGTCTTGAGCATAAAATCTTTTATAAATATAATAAGGATGTTCCCGAACGTTTAACAAAAGAACTGAAAAGTGCAGCAGACTCTGCAAACGCATTGGATCAGCAAATGGAAAGACTTCACCGGGAGATTCAGGAGATCAAGGACGCCGAGAACGAGCGTGATGAAGAGGAACTGCGCCGTATTATCATTAACAATCAACAGTTCACACTACCTTCCAACCTGCTCAAGCTGTTAGGAAACGGGGAACAATAA
- a CDS encoding multidrug effflux MFS transporter, which yields MKSTPASLSTNSTSRVRMALILGTLSAFGPLSLDMYLPALPTLADEFQSSTSYAQLSLTACMVGLAAGQLLAGPLSDVRGRRTPLIAGLILYTIASILCLVSPTMGSFVVLRFIQGAAGAAGIVISRAVVRDVYSGPELTRFFSLLMLINGVAPIAAPIIGGQLLAYTSWRGVFILLSIIGILTLVAVVVGLGETLPTERRSSGGLKQTLITFRKIAGDRLFMGYALTQGFVSAGMFAYISGSPFVLQKIYGISPQMFSLCFAINGLGIILASQIAGRLAGKVSETRLLIAGLLTAALGGTSLLIAILAGGNLISVLIPLFLVVSSVGLVNTASFALAMANQEKSAGSASALIGVMTFLFGGIVAPLVGLGGEGTAVPMGIVIACADLGALLIYVVMVGKGKRGQRQGKQRLA from the coding sequence ATGAAAAGTACACCAGCTTCATTAAGCACCAATTCTACATCCCGTGTACGTATGGCATTGATTCTGGGGACACTTTCGGCCTTTGGCCCGCTGTCCCTGGATATGTATTTGCCGGCACTACCCACACTGGCCGATGAGTTCCAGTCATCCACTTCTTATGCGCAGCTTAGTCTAACGGCATGTATGGTCGGACTGGCGGCAGGGCAGCTGCTGGCAGGACCCTTAAGTGATGTGCGTGGTCGTCGTACACCGCTTATTGCGGGCCTTATACTTTATACGATTGCTTCCATACTCTGCCTGGTCAGCCCAACGATGGGCTCCTTTGTTGTGCTGCGTTTCATTCAGGGTGCAGCAGGAGCTGCGGGAATAGTCATCTCGCGCGCGGTGGTGAGGGATGTGTATTCCGGTCCGGAACTTACACGTTTCTTCTCCCTCTTAATGCTGATTAATGGGGTCGCTCCGATTGCTGCACCAATTATAGGCGGGCAATTGCTTGCGTATACATCGTGGCGTGGCGTATTTATTTTGCTGAGTATCATCGGTATTTTGACTTTAGTTGCTGTTGTGGTTGGTCTAGGGGAGACACTGCCTACAGAACGACGATCCAGCGGAGGACTGAAGCAGACGCTGATTACATTCCGCAAAATCGCAGGGGATCGCCTGTTCATGGGATACGCTTTAACCCAAGGTTTTGTATCTGCTGGCATGTTTGCCTACATATCAGGTTCACCATTTGTGCTTCAGAAGATATATGGTATCTCCCCGCAAATGTTCAGTCTGTGCTTCGCCATTAACGGTCTCGGTATCATATTAGCTAGTCAGATTGCCGGAAGACTAGCAGGTAAAGTATCTGAAACCCGTCTACTAATCGCAGGCCTGTTAACAGCCGCTCTGGGAGGAACATCCCTGCTCATCGCCATTCTCGCGGGAGGTAATCTGATTTCGGTCCTGATCCCGTTATTTCTCGTGGTATCCAGTGTGGGGCTGGTCAATACGGCTTCCTTCGCGCTGGCGATGGCCAATCAGGAGAAATCAGCAGGCAGTGCATCAGCACTTATTGGAGTGATGACGTTCCTGTTCGGCGGTATTGTCGCTCCGCTTGTAGGTCTTGGAGGAGAAGGCACAGCTGTACCAATGGGCATTGTAATCGCTTGTGCGGATCTTGGTGCACTGCTGATTTACGTTGTTATGGTAGGCAAAGGCAAGAGAGGGCAACGTCAGGGTAAACAGCGGTTGGCGTGA